In a genomic window of Virgibacillus sp. SK37:
- a CDS encoding replication/maintenance protein RepL, with amino-acid sequence MEGDLDFQKAKPFLEDILVLHGMSKGVARLLYEMIPYVNQENQIIINAFLKKELAEKTRMSKGTIDNTLTKLTEAGLFTRLDRGAYQIHSVLLEVHNLLQEKAVKVVMTYTTKDRNIESGGTT; translated from the coding sequence ATGGAGGGAGACTTGGATTTTCAAAAGGCAAAGCCATTTTTAGAAGACATATTGGTATTACACGGGATGTCAAAAGGAGTCGCACGACTGCTATACGAAATGATTCCTTATGTTAACCAAGAAAATCAAATCATTATTAATGCCTTTCTGAAAAAGGAATTGGCAGAAAAGACGAGAATGAGTAAGGGAACAATTGATAACACCCTAACAAAATTAACAGAAGCGGGATTGTTTACCCGATTGGACAGAGGGGCTTATCAGATTCATTCGGTGCTGCTGGAAGTACATAATCTATTACAGGAAAAAGCCGTCAAAGTAGTGATGACCTACACTACAAAGGATAGAAACATAGAAAGTGGGGGAACAACATGA
- a CDS encoding N-6 DNA methylase, which translates to MTIETMIKRIQNIMRQDAGVDGDAQRISQLVWMLFLKIYDAKEEFWEFYDENYESIIPEDCRWRNWAIDEKDGEALTGEDLLNFVNNTVFPSLKEIQVDQFTLKRKAIVKYVFEDANNYMKNGTLLRQVINVLNEVDFTENEERHAFNDIYETILKDLQSAGSAGEFYTPRAITTFFADILKPQINEKVADYASGTGGFLISALDYMKDQVKTPADKEMLQQNIFGIEKKPLPYLLAITNMILHDIDAPNILHDNSLSKNVRDFKEEDKADVILMNPPYGSTEEDSIQMNFPVNLQSSETADMFMSLILYRLKQNGRAAVVLPNSFLFGDDRGKINIKRKLLKDCNLHTIVRLPEGVFAPYTPIATNLLFFDKTEATKEVWYFEHPLPEGYKRYSKTRPLKANEFEVEKAWWNNRVENENAWKVSTEEIEKRNFNLDIRNPNKKDNSHENQSVQELIGGLIQSQTNVMEILQSLGKELE; encoded by the coding sequence ATGACGATAGAAACAATGATTAAACGGATTCAGAATATCATGCGGCAAGATGCAGGAGTAGACGGAGATGCCCAACGGATTTCACAGCTCGTTTGGATGTTATTCTTAAAGATCTATGATGCCAAAGAGGAGTTTTGGGAGTTCTATGATGAGAATTACGAATCCATTATTCCGGAAGATTGTCGCTGGAGAAATTGGGCTATTGATGAAAAGGATGGGGAAGCTCTTACAGGAGAAGACCTTCTTAATTTTGTGAACAACACGGTATTCCCGTCGTTAAAAGAGATTCAGGTAGATCAGTTTACATTAAAGAGAAAAGCCATTGTTAAATATGTATTTGAAGATGCAAACAACTATATGAAAAACGGGACATTGCTTAGACAGGTTATTAATGTATTGAATGAAGTGGACTTTACAGAAAACGAAGAGCGACATGCGTTTAATGATATATACGAAACGATTTTGAAGGACTTGCAATCGGCTGGTTCTGCCGGAGAGTTTTATACGCCAAGAGCCATTACTACATTTTTCGCTGATATTCTAAAGCCCCAGATTAATGAAAAAGTGGCAGATTATGCCTCTGGAACAGGTGGGTTCTTGATTTCCGCATTAGATTACATGAAGGATCAAGTAAAGACACCAGCAGATAAAGAAATGCTTCAACAAAACATCTTTGGAATAGAAAAGAAACCATTGCCTTATCTGTTGGCTATTACCAATATGATTTTACATGATATAGATGCACCAAACATCTTACATGATAATTCCTTATCGAAAAACGTTCGAGACTTTAAAGAAGAAGACAAGGCGGATGTTATTTTAATGAATCCCCCTTATGGTTCTACAGAAGAGGATTCGATTCAAATGAATTTCCCTGTAAATCTGCAATCATCCGAAACGGCAGATATGTTTATGTCATTAATTCTCTATCGCTTAAAACAAAACGGACGAGCTGCGGTTGTTCTTCCAAACAGTTTCTTATTTGGGGATGATAGAGGGAAAATCAACATCAAGAGGAAACTCTTAAAAGATTGCAATTTGCACACCATTGTTCGATTACCAGAGGGTGTATTTGCCCCATACACACCGATTGCTACGAACTTATTATTCTTTGATAAAACAGAAGCTACTAAAGAAGTTTGGTACTTTGAGCATCCTCTTCCAGAGGGATACAAGCGTTATTCTAAAACTCGTCCATTAAAAGCAAATGAATTTGAGGTAGAAAAAGCATGGTGGAACAATCGAGTAGAAAATGAAAACGCCTGGAAAGTATCAACTGAAGAAATTGAAAAACGTAACTTCAATCTGGACATTCGAAACCCTAACAAAAAAGACAATTCACACGAAAATCAATCCGTACAAGAATTGATTGGAGGGTTAATCCAGTCTCAAACGAATGTAATGGAGATTCTCCAAAGTCTAGGAAAAGAACTGGAGTAA